A region of Vanessa cardui chromosome 1, ilVanCard2.1, whole genome shotgun sequence DNA encodes the following proteins:
- the LOC124532357 gene encoding uncharacterized protein LOC124532357 isoform X1: MVNGNYVLYGDKPSSDSEIVCDHVQTRTAERKTKRKTNKTTSANERHSRNVAELDNETDAVKYEKKIKEPRLLRYVPTTDVEENFVTEKYETYDLKLEEPPKRHTFTKKPKNPADGSINYAYSRSSSSCSSPNLPTISEHGEQYGTYRVRSPQLPNANDIQGYDTKLDKYFAKPREVKTFAAKVGYNGSHPDSLYRVANDSGAGSNQLVRALRVLRWPLALFTVCVALAVFVYFLMPVNMDVESDSVNATYWEESISEAQTHNNRNKAIKPTFQTVTEKSRPPGSNPPEIDFYDSDHTNYDLSSIVDIVTETLPKRKLPLPPVYPTHIAPEVQYGNEEADSESSRSPKLLKVTTTVPSDSTLKPHITQKPEKPLAVYFKDGNAITTTSTEGVPITESITHAESSNDIANYLKQQAKINVMKYSKPEIQVEQVSPSSLPLPQFDAGKMKQLFEPKPDVPPEVQEYYSRPAVNKDVKFTSGHSKLFGISIEDAENMKSTTQNSLYNTRVSPTLPTWRDRDDSTTKKYPINGNFDVPQCRSTRLPLCRGVLPYDLAGAPASVGMVDVTTLLPQIEYLVSTNCSLRVRHFACSLLEPECSPPPYSPKLPCYNFCKAIVDSCEGMLPTDLQAMFACNQYSSSNCATARAPCFSRELACGDGSCIPRDWICDGTRDCPGGEDEMPCSACQNSEYRCSSGLCITKRWLCDGYADCPSGEDEQEDLCRGRRRAEGGYEEDVGEPGEELAGSAPAPSVRKPNRLHVPQSRNYAPLRNAADTDSSQELLMTSDSNNALRRNFTRRPSLSRLTPYKRPKPLEFKGDSEENIENTSAAPTRKSNIAQKNRTGKPNSKNANINEDNLDDSPENVNLEDLGLFGDIEKEKKEDQTEKKGLKKQPIKQMNRATDLVEHTKLDKTINKLEKVIDGAAMLRKAARDREETVDSPESNNTMDITDDLPGGYNSAHASPCPSGELRCVDGRCITFAQLCDGTIDCSDHADEDNCYT, from the exons ATGGTTAACGGTAATTACGTGTTGTATGGGGACAAACCGTCCTCAGATTCAGAGATTGTTTGCGATCACGTACAAACACGCACGGCTGAAAGAAAAACCAAGAGAAAAACGAATAAAACTACATCTGCTAATGAAAGACATTCACGTAACGTAGCCGAGCTAGACAATGAGACAGATGCCGTTAAATACGAGAAGAAAATAAAGGAACCGAGGCTTTTGCGTTACGTTCCAACGACAGATGTTGAAGAAAACTTCGTCACGGAAAAGTACGAAACATATGATCTGAAGCTCGAAGAACCTCCAAAAAGGCATACTTTTACAAAGAAGCCTAAGAATCCGGCCGATGGATCAATAAATTACGCGTATTCGCGTTCAAGTAGCAGTTGCAGCTCGCCTAATTTACCGACGATATCTGAGCACGGTGAACAGTATGGTACTTATCGGGTCAGGTCTCCACAGCTTCCAAATGCTAACGATATTCAGGGCTATGATACCAAGCTCGACAAATACTTCGCCAAGCCGCGAGAAGTGAAGACGTTCGCAGCTAAGGTAGGATACAAC GGTTCCCATCCAGACAGCTTATATCGCGTGGCGAATGACAGCGGCGCCGGCTCAAACCAGCTGGTCCGGGCGTTACGTGTGCTGCGATGGCCGCTCGCACTCTTCACCGTATGCGTCGCGCTTGCAGTGTTCGTTTATTTCCTCATGCCag TTAACATGGACGTTGAATCAGACTCAGTGAATGCTACATATTGGGAAGAGAGTATTTCAGAGGCTCAAACACACAATAACCGAAACAAGGCTATCAAACCAACTTTCCAAACAGTAACAGAAAAGTCGCGACCGCCAG gtTCAAACCCACCGGAAATCGACTTTTATGATTCTGACCACACCAACTATGACTTATCTTCTATAGTTGACATAGTAACTGAAACACTGCCGAAAAGAAAACTACCCCTTCCACCCGTATATCCTACCCACATAGCTCCAGAGGTTCAATATGGAAATGAAGAAGCAGATTCAGAAAGCTCTCGTTCTCCCAAACTACTCAAAGTTACTACAACTGTGCCCAGCGATTCTACACTAAAACCACACATAACTCAGAAACCAGAAAAACCACTCGCTGTTTATTTCAAAGACGGCAATGCAATTACAACAACGAGCACAGAAGGGGTACCAATAACAGAAAGCATCACACACGCGGAATCATCCAATGATATAGCCAACTATCTTAAACAACAGgccaaaataaatgtaatgaaatattcaaaGCCAGAAATACAAGTTGAACAAGTTTCTCCATCGTCTCTGCCTTTACCACAATTCGATGCTGGGAAAATGAAGCAACTGTTCGAACCAAAGCCCGACGTTCCTCCTGAAGTGCAAGAATACTACAGTCGGCCAGCCGTCAACAAAGATGTCAAATTTACCTCAGGTCATTCAAAACTTTTCGGTATTTCAATAGAAGACGCGGAAAATATGAAGTCTACTACTCAAAATTCACTATATAATACTAGGGTGTCCCCAACTCTACCAACATGGCGAGACCGAGATGATTccacaacaaaaaaatatcctataAATGGTAATTTCGATG TGCCTCAGTGTCGTTCCACTCGCCTGCCGCTATGCCGTGGAGTTCTGCCGTATGACTTAGCGGGAGCCCCGGCCAGCGTTGGCATGGTGGATGTAACGACCTTGCTACCACAAATAGAATATCTTGTCAGCACTAACTGCAGTCTGAGAGTCAGACACTTCGCTTGTTCCCTTCTCGAACCAGAATGCAGTCCGCCACCGTACTCCCCTAAACTGCCCTGCTATAACTTTTGCAAAG cgATCGTCGACAGCTGTGAAGGTATGTTGCCAACGGACCTACAGGCCATGTTCGCTTGCAACCAGTACTCTAGTAGCAATTGTGCAACTGCTCGCGCCCCTTGCTTCTCTCGTGAGCTGGCGTGCGGAGACGGTTCCTGTATACCAAGAGACTGGATCTGCGACGGAACCAGGGACTGTCCAGGTGGCGAAGATGAGATGCCTTGTTCCGCTTGCCAAAATAGCGAATATCg cTGCAGTTCTGGCCTTTGCATCACAAAACGATGGCTCTGCGATGGATACGCAGACTGTCCTAGCGGAGAAGATGAGCAAGAAGACCTGTGTCGAGGAAGACGTCGAGCTGAAGGTGGCTACGAAGAGGATGTGGGGGAGCCTGGAGAGGAATTAGCTGGGTCAGCTCCAGCGCCATCAGTTCGCAAACCGAATAGGCTGCATGTTCCACAAAGTAGAAACTATGCTCCACTTCGTAATG CAGCGGATACTGACAGCAGTCAAGAATTACTCATGACTAGCGACAGCAACAATGCCTTAAGGCGTAACTTCACACGGCGACCTTCCTTGTCTCGGTTAACCCCATATAAACGTCCCAAGCCACTTGAATTCAAAGGTGATTCAGAAGAAAACATCGAGAACACAAGTGCAGCTCCAACAAGAAAATCAAATATTGCACAAAAAAACAGAACAGGAAAACCTAATTCtaaaaatgcaaatataaatgAAGATAATTTAGATGATTCACCAGAAAATGTAAACTTGGAAGATCTGGGTTTATTTGGTGATATAGAGAAAGAGAAAAAAGAAGATCAGACGGAGAAAAAGGGACTAAAAAAACAACCAATCAAACAAATGAATCGAGCGACTGACTTAGTAGAACACACTAAGTTAgacaaaactataaataaattagaaaaagttATCGATGGAGCTGCCATGTTGAGG AAAGCGGCACGTGACCGAGAGGAAACTGTAGACTCTCCAGAAAGCAACAACACCATGGACATCACGGACGACTTGCCCGGCGGCTACAACAGCGCGCACGCGTCGCCGTGCCCCAGCGGCGAGCTGCGCTGCGTGGACGGACGCTGCATCACCTTCGCCCAGCTGTGTGACGGGACCATCGACTGCTCCGACCACGCCGACGAGGACAACTGCTACAcgtga
- the LOC124532357 gene encoding uncharacterized protein LOC124532357 isoform X3 gives MVNGNYVLYGDKPSSDSEIVCDHVQTRTAERKTKRKTNKTTSANERHSRNVAELDNETDAVKYEKKIKEPRLLRYVPTTDVEENFVTEKYETYDLKLEEPPKRHTFTKKPKNPADGSINYAYSRSSSSCSSPNLPTISEHGEQYGTYRVRSPQLPNANDIQGYDTKLDKYFAKPREVKTFAAKGSHPDSLYRVANDSGAGSNQLVRALRVLRWPLALFTVCVALAVFVYFLMPVNMDVESDSVNATYWEESISEAQTHNNRNKAIKPTFQTVTEKSRPPGSNPPEIDFYDSDHTNYDLSSIVDIVTETLPKRKLPLPPVYPTHIAPEVQYGNEEADSESSRSPKLLKVTTTVPSDSTLKPHITQKPEKPLAVYFKDGNAITTTSTEGVPITESITHAESSNDIANYLKQQAKINVMKYSKPEIQVEQVSPSSLPLPQFDAGKMKQLFEPKPDVPPEVQEYYSRPAVNKDVKFTSGHSKLFGISIEDAENMKSTTQNSLYNTRVSPTLPTWRDRDDSTTKKYPINGNFDVPQCRSTRLPLCRGVLPYDLAGAPASVGMVDVTTLLPQIEYLVSTNCSLRVRHFACSLLEPECSPPPYSPKLPCYNFCKAIVDSCEGMLPTDLQAMFACNQYSSSNCATARAPCFSRELACGDGSCIPRDWICDGTRDCPGGEDEMPCSACQNSEYRCSSGLCITKRWLCDGYADCPSGEDEQEDLCRGRRRAEGGYEEDVGEPGEELAGSAPAPSVRKPNRLHVPQSRNYAPLRNAADTDSSQELLMTSDSNNALRRNFTRRPSLSRLTPYKRPKPLEFKGDSEENIENTSAAPTRKSNIAQKNRTGKPNSKNANINEDNLDDSPENVNLEDLGLFGDIEKEKKEDQTEKKGLKKQPIKQMNRATDLVEHTKLDKTINKLEKVIDGAAMLRKAARDREETVDSPESNNTMDITDDLPGGYNSAHASPCPSGELRCVDGRCITFAQLCDGTIDCSDHADEDNCYT, from the exons ATGGTTAACGGTAATTACGTGTTGTATGGGGACAAACCGTCCTCAGATTCAGAGATTGTTTGCGATCACGTACAAACACGCACGGCTGAAAGAAAAACCAAGAGAAAAACGAATAAAACTACATCTGCTAATGAAAGACATTCACGTAACGTAGCCGAGCTAGACAATGAGACAGATGCCGTTAAATACGAGAAGAAAATAAAGGAACCGAGGCTTTTGCGTTACGTTCCAACGACAGATGTTGAAGAAAACTTCGTCACGGAAAAGTACGAAACATATGATCTGAAGCTCGAAGAACCTCCAAAAAGGCATACTTTTACAAAGAAGCCTAAGAATCCGGCCGATGGATCAATAAATTACGCGTATTCGCGTTCAAGTAGCAGTTGCAGCTCGCCTAATTTACCGACGATATCTGAGCACGGTGAACAGTATGGTACTTATCGGGTCAGGTCTCCACAGCTTCCAAATGCTAACGATATTCAGGGCTATGATACCAAGCTCGACAAATACTTCGCCAAGCCGCGAGAAGTGAAGACGTTCGCAGCTAAG GGTTCCCATCCAGACAGCTTATATCGCGTGGCGAATGACAGCGGCGCCGGCTCAAACCAGCTGGTCCGGGCGTTACGTGTGCTGCGATGGCCGCTCGCACTCTTCACCGTATGCGTCGCGCTTGCAGTGTTCGTTTATTTCCTCATGCCag TTAACATGGACGTTGAATCAGACTCAGTGAATGCTACATATTGGGAAGAGAGTATTTCAGAGGCTCAAACACACAATAACCGAAACAAGGCTATCAAACCAACTTTCCAAACAGTAACAGAAAAGTCGCGACCGCCAG gtTCAAACCCACCGGAAATCGACTTTTATGATTCTGACCACACCAACTATGACTTATCTTCTATAGTTGACATAGTAACTGAAACACTGCCGAAAAGAAAACTACCCCTTCCACCCGTATATCCTACCCACATAGCTCCAGAGGTTCAATATGGAAATGAAGAAGCAGATTCAGAAAGCTCTCGTTCTCCCAAACTACTCAAAGTTACTACAACTGTGCCCAGCGATTCTACACTAAAACCACACATAACTCAGAAACCAGAAAAACCACTCGCTGTTTATTTCAAAGACGGCAATGCAATTACAACAACGAGCACAGAAGGGGTACCAATAACAGAAAGCATCACACACGCGGAATCATCCAATGATATAGCCAACTATCTTAAACAACAGgccaaaataaatgtaatgaaatattcaaaGCCAGAAATACAAGTTGAACAAGTTTCTCCATCGTCTCTGCCTTTACCACAATTCGATGCTGGGAAAATGAAGCAACTGTTCGAACCAAAGCCCGACGTTCCTCCTGAAGTGCAAGAATACTACAGTCGGCCAGCCGTCAACAAAGATGTCAAATTTACCTCAGGTCATTCAAAACTTTTCGGTATTTCAATAGAAGACGCGGAAAATATGAAGTCTACTACTCAAAATTCACTATATAATACTAGGGTGTCCCCAACTCTACCAACATGGCGAGACCGAGATGATTccacaacaaaaaaatatcctataAATGGTAATTTCGATG TGCCTCAGTGTCGTTCCACTCGCCTGCCGCTATGCCGTGGAGTTCTGCCGTATGACTTAGCGGGAGCCCCGGCCAGCGTTGGCATGGTGGATGTAACGACCTTGCTACCACAAATAGAATATCTTGTCAGCACTAACTGCAGTCTGAGAGTCAGACACTTCGCTTGTTCCCTTCTCGAACCAGAATGCAGTCCGCCACCGTACTCCCCTAAACTGCCCTGCTATAACTTTTGCAAAG cgATCGTCGACAGCTGTGAAGGTATGTTGCCAACGGACCTACAGGCCATGTTCGCTTGCAACCAGTACTCTAGTAGCAATTGTGCAACTGCTCGCGCCCCTTGCTTCTCTCGTGAGCTGGCGTGCGGAGACGGTTCCTGTATACCAAGAGACTGGATCTGCGACGGAACCAGGGACTGTCCAGGTGGCGAAGATGAGATGCCTTGTTCCGCTTGCCAAAATAGCGAATATCg cTGCAGTTCTGGCCTTTGCATCACAAAACGATGGCTCTGCGATGGATACGCAGACTGTCCTAGCGGAGAAGATGAGCAAGAAGACCTGTGTCGAGGAAGACGTCGAGCTGAAGGTGGCTACGAAGAGGATGTGGGGGAGCCTGGAGAGGAATTAGCTGGGTCAGCTCCAGCGCCATCAGTTCGCAAACCGAATAGGCTGCATGTTCCACAAAGTAGAAACTATGCTCCACTTCGTAATG CAGCGGATACTGACAGCAGTCAAGAATTACTCATGACTAGCGACAGCAACAATGCCTTAAGGCGTAACTTCACACGGCGACCTTCCTTGTCTCGGTTAACCCCATATAAACGTCCCAAGCCACTTGAATTCAAAGGTGATTCAGAAGAAAACATCGAGAACACAAGTGCAGCTCCAACAAGAAAATCAAATATTGCACAAAAAAACAGAACAGGAAAACCTAATTCtaaaaatgcaaatataaatgAAGATAATTTAGATGATTCACCAGAAAATGTAAACTTGGAAGATCTGGGTTTATTTGGTGATATAGAGAAAGAGAAAAAAGAAGATCAGACGGAGAAAAAGGGACTAAAAAAACAACCAATCAAACAAATGAATCGAGCGACTGACTTAGTAGAACACACTAAGTTAgacaaaactataaataaattagaaaaagttATCGATGGAGCTGCCATGTTGAGG AAAGCGGCACGTGACCGAGAGGAAACTGTAGACTCTCCAGAAAGCAACAACACCATGGACATCACGGACGACTTGCCCGGCGGCTACAACAGCGCGCACGCGTCGCCGTGCCCCAGCGGCGAGCTGCGCTGCGTGGACGGACGCTGCATCACCTTCGCCCAGCTGTGTGACGGGACCATCGACTGCTCCGACCACGCCGACGAGGACAACTGCTACAcgtga
- the LOC124532357 gene encoding uncharacterized protein LOC124532357 isoform X2, with amino-acid sequence MVNGNYVLYGDKPSSDSEIVCDHVQTRTAERKTKRKTNKTTSANERHSRNVAELDNETDAVKYEKKIKEPRLLRYVPTTDVEENFVTEKYETYDLKLEEPPKRHTFTKKPKNPADGSINYAYSRSSSSCSSPNLPTISEHGEQYGTYRVRSPQLPNANDIQGYDTKLDKYFAKPREVKTFAAKVGYNGSHPDSLYRVANDSGAGSNQLVRALRVLRWPLALFTVCVALAVFVYFLMPVNMDVESDSVNATYWEESISEAQTHNNRNKAIKPTFQTVTEKSRPPGSNPPEIDFYDSDHTNYDLSSIVDIVTETLPKRKLPLPPVYPTHIAPEVQYGNEEADSESSRSPKLLKVTTTVPSDSTLKPHITQKPEKPLAVYFKDGNAITTTSTEGVPITESITHAESSNDIANYLKQQAKINVMKYSKPEIQVEQVSPSSLPLPQFDAGKMKQLFEPKPDVPPEVQEYYSRPAVNKDVKFTSGHSKLFGISIEDAENMKSTTQNSLYNTRVSPTLPTWRDRDDSTTKKYPINGNFDVPQCRSTRLPLCRGVLPYDLAGAPASVGMVDVTTLLPQIEYLVSTNCSLRVRHFACSLLEPECSPPPYSPKLPCYNFCKAIVDSCEGMLPTDLQAMFACNQYSSSNCATARAPCFSRELACGDGSCIPRDWICDGTRDCPGGEDEMPCSACQNSEYRCSSGLCITKRWLCDGYADCPSGEDEQEDLCRGRRRAEGGYEEDVGEPGEELAGSAPAPSVRKPNRLHVPQSRNYAPLRNADTDSSQELLMTSDSNNALRRNFTRRPSLSRLTPYKRPKPLEFKGDSEENIENTSAAPTRKSNIAQKNRTGKPNSKNANINEDNLDDSPENVNLEDLGLFGDIEKEKKEDQTEKKGLKKQPIKQMNRATDLVEHTKLDKTINKLEKVIDGAAMLRKAARDREETVDSPESNNTMDITDDLPGGYNSAHASPCPSGELRCVDGRCITFAQLCDGTIDCSDHADEDNCYT; translated from the exons ATGGTTAACGGTAATTACGTGTTGTATGGGGACAAACCGTCCTCAGATTCAGAGATTGTTTGCGATCACGTACAAACACGCACGGCTGAAAGAAAAACCAAGAGAAAAACGAATAAAACTACATCTGCTAATGAAAGACATTCACGTAACGTAGCCGAGCTAGACAATGAGACAGATGCCGTTAAATACGAGAAGAAAATAAAGGAACCGAGGCTTTTGCGTTACGTTCCAACGACAGATGTTGAAGAAAACTTCGTCACGGAAAAGTACGAAACATATGATCTGAAGCTCGAAGAACCTCCAAAAAGGCATACTTTTACAAAGAAGCCTAAGAATCCGGCCGATGGATCAATAAATTACGCGTATTCGCGTTCAAGTAGCAGTTGCAGCTCGCCTAATTTACCGACGATATCTGAGCACGGTGAACAGTATGGTACTTATCGGGTCAGGTCTCCACAGCTTCCAAATGCTAACGATATTCAGGGCTATGATACCAAGCTCGACAAATACTTCGCCAAGCCGCGAGAAGTGAAGACGTTCGCAGCTAAGGTAGGATACAAC GGTTCCCATCCAGACAGCTTATATCGCGTGGCGAATGACAGCGGCGCCGGCTCAAACCAGCTGGTCCGGGCGTTACGTGTGCTGCGATGGCCGCTCGCACTCTTCACCGTATGCGTCGCGCTTGCAGTGTTCGTTTATTTCCTCATGCCag TTAACATGGACGTTGAATCAGACTCAGTGAATGCTACATATTGGGAAGAGAGTATTTCAGAGGCTCAAACACACAATAACCGAAACAAGGCTATCAAACCAACTTTCCAAACAGTAACAGAAAAGTCGCGACCGCCAG gtTCAAACCCACCGGAAATCGACTTTTATGATTCTGACCACACCAACTATGACTTATCTTCTATAGTTGACATAGTAACTGAAACACTGCCGAAAAGAAAACTACCCCTTCCACCCGTATATCCTACCCACATAGCTCCAGAGGTTCAATATGGAAATGAAGAAGCAGATTCAGAAAGCTCTCGTTCTCCCAAACTACTCAAAGTTACTACAACTGTGCCCAGCGATTCTACACTAAAACCACACATAACTCAGAAACCAGAAAAACCACTCGCTGTTTATTTCAAAGACGGCAATGCAATTACAACAACGAGCACAGAAGGGGTACCAATAACAGAAAGCATCACACACGCGGAATCATCCAATGATATAGCCAACTATCTTAAACAACAGgccaaaataaatgtaatgaaatattcaaaGCCAGAAATACAAGTTGAACAAGTTTCTCCATCGTCTCTGCCTTTACCACAATTCGATGCTGGGAAAATGAAGCAACTGTTCGAACCAAAGCCCGACGTTCCTCCTGAAGTGCAAGAATACTACAGTCGGCCAGCCGTCAACAAAGATGTCAAATTTACCTCAGGTCATTCAAAACTTTTCGGTATTTCAATAGAAGACGCGGAAAATATGAAGTCTACTACTCAAAATTCACTATATAATACTAGGGTGTCCCCAACTCTACCAACATGGCGAGACCGAGATGATTccacaacaaaaaaatatcctataAATGGTAATTTCGATG TGCCTCAGTGTCGTTCCACTCGCCTGCCGCTATGCCGTGGAGTTCTGCCGTATGACTTAGCGGGAGCCCCGGCCAGCGTTGGCATGGTGGATGTAACGACCTTGCTACCACAAATAGAATATCTTGTCAGCACTAACTGCAGTCTGAGAGTCAGACACTTCGCTTGTTCCCTTCTCGAACCAGAATGCAGTCCGCCACCGTACTCCCCTAAACTGCCCTGCTATAACTTTTGCAAAG cgATCGTCGACAGCTGTGAAGGTATGTTGCCAACGGACCTACAGGCCATGTTCGCTTGCAACCAGTACTCTAGTAGCAATTGTGCAACTGCTCGCGCCCCTTGCTTCTCTCGTGAGCTGGCGTGCGGAGACGGTTCCTGTATACCAAGAGACTGGATCTGCGACGGAACCAGGGACTGTCCAGGTGGCGAAGATGAGATGCCTTGTTCCGCTTGCCAAAATAGCGAATATCg cTGCAGTTCTGGCCTTTGCATCACAAAACGATGGCTCTGCGATGGATACGCAGACTGTCCTAGCGGAGAAGATGAGCAAGAAGACCTGTGTCGAGGAAGACGTCGAGCTGAAGGTGGCTACGAAGAGGATGTGGGGGAGCCTGGAGAGGAATTAGCTGGGTCAGCTCCAGCGCCATCAGTTCGCAAACCGAATAGGCTGCATGTTCCACAAAGTAGAAACTATGCTCCACTTCGTAATG CGGATACTGACAGCAGTCAAGAATTACTCATGACTAGCGACAGCAACAATGCCTTAAGGCGTAACTTCACACGGCGACCTTCCTTGTCTCGGTTAACCCCATATAAACGTCCCAAGCCACTTGAATTCAAAGGTGATTCAGAAGAAAACATCGAGAACACAAGTGCAGCTCCAACAAGAAAATCAAATATTGCACAAAAAAACAGAACAGGAAAACCTAATTCtaaaaatgcaaatataaatgAAGATAATTTAGATGATTCACCAGAAAATGTAAACTTGGAAGATCTGGGTTTATTTGGTGATATAGAGAAAGAGAAAAAAGAAGATCAGACGGAGAAAAAGGGACTAAAAAAACAACCAATCAAACAAATGAATCGAGCGACTGACTTAGTAGAACACACTAAGTTAgacaaaactataaataaattagaaaaagttATCGATGGAGCTGCCATGTTGAGG AAAGCGGCACGTGACCGAGAGGAAACTGTAGACTCTCCAGAAAGCAACAACACCATGGACATCACGGACGACTTGCCCGGCGGCTACAACAGCGCGCACGCGTCGCCGTGCCCCAGCGGCGAGCTGCGCTGCGTGGACGGACGCTGCATCACCTTCGCCCAGCTGTGTGACGGGACCATCGACTGCTCCGACCACGCCGACGAGGACAACTGCTACAcgtga